One Weissella ceti DNA window includes the following coding sequences:
- the radA gene encoding DNA repair protein RadA, which yields MAKVKTQFVCSNCGAVSQRYMGRCPSCGAWGTLVEEVQQPEKADRKSRVNLAGEIAKFEKLADINIEETLRVTSNSNEFDRVLGGGIVPGSLVLIGGDPGIGKSTLLLQVSGSLANAGQKVLYVSGEESASQIKLRAERLGVQGDADFYLYPETDMSQIRKAIDELKPDLVVIDSIQTMQEPDVQSSVGSVAQIRETTAELLQIAKTNGVTIFIVGHVTKEGNIAGPKILEHMVDTVLYFEGDNQRSFRLLRAVKNRFGSTNELGVFEMEHEGLAEVANPSQMFLEERLEDASGSAVVVALEGTRPVLVELQALVTPTVFGNAQRTAAGIDRNRVSVLMAVLEKRANLLLQNQDAYVRAAGGVRLDEPAIDLAIAMAIASSYRDKGTRPGDAFVGEIGLTGEIRRVPRLHDRIVEAQTLGFKRVFVPMSGLTAKDKVGGIEVVGVKTLADALRLGLD from the coding sequence ATGGCTAAAGTTAAAACGCAATTCGTGTGTTCAAACTGTGGCGCAGTATCACAACGTTACATGGGACGTTGTCCAAGCTGTGGGGCATGGGGCACATTGGTCGAAGAAGTTCAACAACCTGAAAAGGCAGATCGTAAGTCACGTGTTAATTTGGCAGGTGAAATTGCGAAGTTCGAAAAGCTAGCAGATATTAATATAGAAGAAACACTACGTGTCACGTCTAATTCAAATGAATTTGATCGTGTCTTAGGTGGTGGAATCGTACCAGGTTCACTAGTCTTGATTGGTGGTGATCCAGGGATTGGTAAGTCAACATTGTTGCTACAAGTTTCTGGTTCATTGGCTAATGCTGGCCAAAAAGTACTGTACGTTTCTGGTGAAGAAAGTGCGTCACAAATCAAGTTACGTGCCGAGCGTCTTGGTGTTCAAGGTGATGCGGACTTCTACCTATATCCCGAAACTGACATGAGTCAAATTCGTAAAGCGATTGATGAATTAAAGCCGGATTTGGTCGTTATTGATTCAATTCAAACGATGCAAGAACCCGACGTACAATCAAGTGTTGGTTCAGTGGCACAAATTCGTGAAACAACTGCGGAATTGTTGCAGATTGCAAAGACTAATGGTGTGACAATCTTCATCGTGGGGCACGTGACCAAAGAAGGTAACATTGCGGGACCAAAGATTTTGGAACACATGGTTGATACCGTTTTGTATTTTGAAGGTGACAACCAACGTAGTTTCCGTCTATTACGTGCAGTTAAAAATCGTTTTGGCTCAACCAATGAATTAGGTGTCTTTGAAATGGAACATGAAGGATTAGCGGAAGTTGCGAATCCTTCACAAATGTTCCTAGAAGAACGTTTGGAAGATGCTAGTGGATCTGCCGTGGTCGTTGCTTTAGAAGGAACACGTCCTGTGCTTGTTGAATTACAGGCATTGGTGACACCGACGGTATTTGGAAATGCACAACGTACGGCTGCGGGTATTGACCGCAATCGTGTATCAGTATTAATGGCGGTACTTGAAAAGCGCGCCAACTTATTACTACAAAACCAAGATGCATATGTCCGTGCAGCGGGTGGAGTTCGACTGGATGAACCAGCGATTGACCTTGCGATTGCTATGGCGATTGCATCTAGTTACCGCGATAAGGGGACGCGTCCAGGCGATGCCTTTGTCGGTGAAATTGGACTGACGGGAGAAATTCGTCGTGTGCCACGTTTGCATGACCGAATCGTTGAAGCACAGACATTGGGCTTCAAGCGTGTTTTCGTGCCGATGTCAGGTCTAACAGCCAAGGATAAGGTCGGTGGTATTGAGGTTGTTGGCGTTAAAACATTAGCTGATGCATTGCGTTTAGGACTAGATTGA
- a CDS encoding NlpC/P60 family protein: protein MPFSIEPGVAIHMDDYGNIDSKITFIAPTGEEHLQILSSQIQRGGNSNYIEQELMKLIIARSSRNLLEVASEVEGLPYKMQGNQPKTGFDVAGLIQYVYNQSMGRGFPSKLEDQLNALTLIELQDIMPKDVMYWKSGDLVINAGVYIGGSRYLTVDLLAGEVAIKTLADTWLPDFVGTIMPRGI from the coding sequence ATGCCATTTAGTATTGAACCAGGTGTTGCCATCCATATGGATGACTATGGGAACATTGATAGTAAGATTACGTTCATCGCACCAACCGGAGAAGAACATTTACAAATTTTGTCATCACAAATTCAACGTGGTGGAAATTCGAACTATATTGAACAAGAATTAATGAAGTTAATTATTGCACGTAGTAGCCGTAATCTTTTAGAAGTAGCCTCAGAAGTTGAAGGACTACCGTATAAGATGCAAGGTAATCAACCTAAAACAGGATTTGATGTGGCTGGTTTAATTCAATATGTGTACAACCAATCAATGGGGCGTGGTTTTCCAAGTAAATTGGAGGATCAATTAAACGCGTTGACTTTGATTGAACTACAAGACATTATGCCTAAGGATGTGATGTACTGGAAGTCAGGCGATTTAGTTATTAATGCGGGAGTTTACATTGGTGGGTCTCGCTATCTAACGGTTGATTTATTAGCGGGGGAAGTTGCAATAAAGACATTGGCAGACACGTGGTTACCTGATTTTGTTGGAACGATTATGCCACGAGGTATTTAA
- a CDS encoding ATP-dependent Clp protease ATP-binding subunit — MAQDNFGFSDFDDIFRMMNDDLARQQRMSRQQPQQQQMRQQQMRSQQQVPQQEQGLLDQYGINMTEEARRGNFDPVIGRDDEIQRTIEILNRRSKNNPVLIGEPGVGKTAVVEGLSQAIVSAKVPAKLQNKEVIRLDVVSLVQGTGVRGEFEERMQKLMDEVSQRQDVILFIDEIHEIMGAGGTGEGSMDAGNILKPALARGDFQLLGATTLNEYRQIEKDGAIARRFQPVMVNEPTTEEATMILKGLAPRYADYHKVKYSDGALEAAVDLSNRYITDRYLPDKAIDLMDEAGSVKNLAVKVGDPKEIEKQIQIADNKKIEAVNAEDFEQATHWKDQVNQLTLQLESLNSQKRQTDAALTVTKRDIEKVVEQKTGIPVGELAESEQAQLKNLDKDLAAHVIGQDEATERVARAIRRNRVGFNKSGRPIGSFLFAGPTGVGKTETAKQLAKELFGTDENMIRFDMSEYMEKHSVSKLIGAPAGYVGYEEAGQLTEAVRRHPYSLILLDEVEKAHPDVMNMFLQILDDGRLTDAQGHVVSFKDTIIIMTSNAGQAGFDNTDEEKTDLMTRLAPYFKPEFLNRFDAIVEFSALSKEDLLSIVDLMLDGMNHAIALKGLHIDITDQTKQKLVDLGYDPAMGARPLRRVIQDQLEDQIADFYLDNPQVKDLRAEVRDDEIVIVAETDPNKEKEATKEMKQDKKEAEKAAELDEIAKEAHDLTE; from the coding sequence ATGGCACAAGACAATTTTGGATTCTCAGATTTTGACGATATTTTTCGAATGATGAATGATGACCTTGCGCGTCAACAACGCATGTCTCGTCAACAACCTCAGCAACAACAAATGCGACAACAACAAATGCGAAGCCAACAACAGGTTCCGCAACAAGAACAAGGACTACTAGACCAATATGGAATTAACATGACCGAGGAAGCTCGTCGTGGAAACTTTGATCCCGTGATTGGCCGTGACGATGAAATTCAACGTACGATTGAAATTTTGAATCGTCGTAGTAAGAACAACCCAGTATTAATTGGTGAACCTGGTGTTGGTAAGACAGCGGTTGTCGAAGGTTTGTCACAAGCCATCGTTAGCGCTAAGGTACCAGCTAAGCTACAAAATAAGGAAGTTATTCGTTTGGACGTTGTCTCACTTGTTCAAGGAACTGGTGTACGTGGAGAGTTTGAAGAGCGTATGCAAAAGTTGATGGATGAAGTTTCACAACGCCAAGACGTAATCCTATTTATTGATGAAATTCACGAAATTATGGGTGCTGGTGGAACTGGCGAAGGTTCTATGGATGCCGGAAACATTTTGAAGCCAGCTTTGGCTCGTGGTGATTTTCAATTGCTAGGAGCAACGACTTTGAATGAATACCGTCAAATTGAAAAGGATGGTGCGATTGCTCGTCGTTTCCAACCAGTAATGGTTAACGAACCCACTACTGAAGAAGCCACGATGATTTTGAAGGGCTTGGCTCCACGCTATGCTGATTATCACAAGGTAAAGTATTCAGATGGCGCATTGGAAGCTGCGGTAGATCTATCAAACCGTTACATTACTGATCGTTATTTGCCAGACAAGGCGATTGATTTGATGGACGAAGCTGGATCAGTTAAGAACTTAGCTGTGAAGGTCGGTGATCCTAAGGAAATTGAAAAGCAAATTCAAATTGCCGATAACAAGAAGATTGAAGCCGTAAACGCTGAAGACTTCGAACAGGCAACTCACTGGAAGGATCAAGTTAACCAATTGACACTTCAATTAGAGTCATTGAATAGTCAAAAGCGCCAAACTGATGCAGCTTTGACTGTTACAAAGCGTGACATTGAAAAGGTCGTGGAACAAAAGACTGGTATTCCGGTTGGTGAATTAGCTGAATCTGAACAAGCTCAATTGAAGAACTTGGATAAGGATTTAGCAGCACATGTTATTGGACAAGATGAAGCAACTGAACGTGTTGCACGCGCAATTCGTCGTAACCGTGTCGGCTTCAACAAGTCTGGTCGTCCAATTGGAAGCTTCCTATTTGCTGGACCTACTGGAGTTGGTAAGACTGAAACAGCTAAGCAATTAGCTAAGGAATTGTTTGGAACTGACGAAAACATGATTCGTTTCGACATGTCAGAGTACATGGAAAAGCATTCTGTTTCTAAGTTGATTGGGGCACCAGCTGGATATGTTGGTTACGAAGAGGCCGGTCAATTGACTGAAGCTGTTCGTCGCCACCCATACTCATTAATCCTTTTGGATGAGGTTGAAAAGGCTCACCCAGATGTAATGAATATGTTCCTACAAATCTTGGACGATGGTCGTTTGACTGACGCACAAGGGCATGTTGTCTCATTTAAGGACACGATCATTATCATGACATCAAATGCCGGGCAAGCTGGCTTTGATAACACAGATGAAGAGAAGACTGATTTGATGACACGATTAGCACCATACTTTAAGCCTGAATTCTTGAACCGTTTTGATGCGATTGTTGAATTTAGTGCTTTGAGTAAGGAAGACTTGCTAAGCATTGTAGACCTTATGTTGGATGGTATGAACCATGCAATTGCATTGAAGGGGCTACACATCGATATTACAGATCAAACAAAGCAAAAGTTGGTTGACTTAGGTTACGACCCAGCTATGGGTGCACGTCCACTACGTCGTGTAATCCAAGATCAACTAGAAGATCAAATTGCCGACTTCTATCTAGATAATCCACAAGTAAAGGACTTGCGTGCAGAAGTACGTGATGACGAAATCGTGATTGTTGCAGAAACTGATCCTAATAAGGAAAAGGAAGCAACAAAAGAAATGAAGCAAGACAAGAAAGAAGCTGAAAAAGCTGCTGAGTTAGATGAAATTGCCAAAGAAGCACATGATTTAACTGAGTAA
- a CDS encoding dCTP deaminase/dUTPase family protein gives MTRKFAIVTKYKDANLNLPVRATQQAAGYDFEAAEDFVVPSIWKSPLMHAIKLLRQKRSLLATEADQAQSALKPVLIPTGIKAYMPENEFLMIANRSSNPLKRRLLVPNGVGVIDADYVDNPKNEGEIFIQMTNFGILDVHVKKGERIAQGIFMPFLVTDDDMNDKKDARVGGFGSSGQA, from the coding sequence ATGACACGTAAATTTGCAATCGTTACAAAGTACAAGGATGCGAACTTGAACTTACCAGTTCGTGCAACACAACAAGCTGCAGGATATGACTTTGAAGCAGCTGAAGACTTTGTGGTCCCTTCAATTTGGAAGAGCCCTTTGATGCACGCTATCAAGTTGCTTCGTCAAAAGCGTAGCCTACTGGCTACTGAAGCTGATCAAGCGCAAAGTGCGTTGAAGCCAGTATTGATTCCAACAGGAATTAAGGCCTACATGCCTGAAAATGAATTCTTGATGATTGCGAACCGTTCATCAAACCCATTGAAGCGTCGTTTGCTAGTGCCAAACGGGGTTGGCGTTATTGATGCGGATTACGTTGACAATCCAAAGAACGAAGGTGAAATTTTCATTCAAATGACAAACTTTGGTATTTTGGATGTACATGTTAAGAAGGGTGAACGTATCGCACAAGGTATTTTCATGCCATTCTTGGTCACTGATGATGATATGAATGATAAGAAAGATGCGCGTGTCGGAGGCTTTGGGAGTTCCGGCCAAGCGTAA
- the alsS gene encoding acetolactate synthase AlsS, with translation MSDTQQYGADLIVDSLNNHGVDLIFGIPGAKIDRLFERLEHPEEGAVSPELVVVRHEQNAAFMAQGFARITRKPGAMIATSGPGVGNLVTGLMTATAEGDPVLAIGGQVPRKDLYRLTHQSTDSVSIFKPVTNYSVEVQDPENISEILSNAFVAATGPKPGAAFVSIPQDVDDAVITAKPLPVANAPKMGAAHSTDIAWLVEQVKNAKLPVILVGQRGSDDDTVASLRALLEQTNLPVVETFQGAGVISRELEPSTFYGRIGLFHNQPGDQLLAESDLVITVGYDAIEYEPRNWNANNDLNIVTIDTAFAQIDNHYVPERQLIGSIADTLDALKDGIKGYKLEDAALATLAKTKERMHELDNQSYTPAEAHLNHPLNVVKALQARVTDDMTVASDIGSHYIWMARHFKSFVPRHFLISNGMQTLGVGLPWAMVAAMVRPNAKAISVSGDGGFFFSGQELATAVEMKLNTVSLVWNDNHRYDMVKFQEEKKYEGKSAGIQLAPIDIVKFAESMGAKGLRVESPDQLDAVLDEAFATEGPVVIDIPVDYSHNHELAQLVAQEG, from the coding sequence ATGTCTGATACACAACAATACGGGGCTGACTTAATTGTCGACAGCCTAAACAACCACGGCGTTGATTTGATTTTTGGAATCCCCGGTGCAAAGATCGACCGTCTATTCGAACGACTAGAACACCCTGAAGAAGGCGCTGTTTCTCCGGAACTAGTTGTTGTTCGTCACGAACAAAACGCAGCCTTCATGGCACAAGGATTTGCACGTATCACACGTAAGCCAGGGGCCATGATTGCAACTTCAGGACCTGGTGTTGGTAACCTTGTTACTGGATTGATGACAGCTACTGCTGAAGGTGACCCTGTCTTGGCAATTGGTGGACAAGTACCACGTAAGGACCTTTACCGTCTAACACACCAAAGCACAGACTCTGTATCTATCTTTAAGCCAGTTACAAACTACTCTGTGGAAGTTCAAGACCCTGAAAACATTTCAGAAATCTTGTCTAATGCATTCGTTGCTGCTACTGGGCCAAAGCCCGGAGCTGCTTTCGTTTCTATTCCACAGGACGTCGATGACGCTGTTATCACAGCTAAGCCATTGCCAGTTGCAAACGCACCAAAGATGGGTGCTGCTCACTCAACTGATATTGCTTGGCTTGTAGAACAAGTGAAGAACGCTAAGTTGCCAGTTATCTTGGTTGGACAACGTGGATCAGACGACGACACTGTTGCATCACTACGTGCCTTGTTAGAACAAACAAACTTGCCTGTTGTTGAAACATTCCAAGGAGCTGGAGTTATCTCTCGCGAATTAGAACCTTCAACATTCTACGGACGTATTGGTTTGTTCCACAACCAACCTGGTGATCAATTGTTGGCTGAATCTGACTTGGTTATTACAGTTGGTTACGATGCGATTGAATACGAACCACGTAACTGGAACGCAAACAACGACTTAAACATCGTAACAATCGATACTGCATTCGCCCAAATTGATAACCACTATGTACCTGAACGTCAATTGATTGGTTCAATTGCAGATACTTTGGATGCATTGAAGGATGGTATCAAGGGTTACAAGCTAGAAGATGCTGCTTTGGCGACATTGGCTAAGACTAAGGAACGTATGCATGAATTGGACAACCAATCATACACACCTGCTGAAGCACACCTTAACCACCCATTGAACGTTGTTAAGGCTCTACAAGCACGTGTAACAGATGACATGACTGTTGCTAGTGACATTGGGTCTCACTACATCTGGATGGCACGTCACTTCAAGTCATTCGTTCCTCGTCACTTCTTGATCTCAAACGGTATGCAAACACTTGGTGTTGGACTACCATGGGCTATGGTCGCAGCAATGGTTCGTCCAAATGCAAAGGCTATCTCTGTTTCTGGTGACGGTGGATTCTTCTTCTCAGGACAAGAATTGGCCACAGCAGTTGAAATGAAGTTGAACACAGTTAGCCTTGTTTGGAATGACAACCACCGTTACGACATGGTTAAGTTCCAAGAAGAAAAGAAGTACGAAGGAAAGTCAGCCGGAATCCAACTTGCCCCTATCGACATCGTTAAGTTTGCCGAATCAATGGGTGCCAAGGGATTGCGTGTTGAATCACCTGATCAATTGGATGCTGTATTGGACGAAGCCTTCGCTACTGAAGGACCAGTTGTCATCGACATTCCTGTTGACTACTCACACAACCACGAATTAGCACAACTTGTTGCACAAGAAGGCTAA
- a CDS encoding COG3942 and LysM peptidoglycan-binding domain-containing protein yields the protein MNTTVKNMLLATAGAAVLMAGSSAMGSADSKITIKSGDTLSQLAIEYDATVEDLVSSNNIKDANKIWAGDKLVITGKAAKDLTLTDEQKEVVAEVKEEVEVKQAEQAPAEVAAAPVTVEAPVETEVNTNVSVAAENKTIETPAATKEVSAPVTGRSGNAYMAGQCTAYVYDRASFVGSFWGNANQWVSSAAAAGRTISGTATAGSVAVFAAGQQGAGPLGHVAYVESVNGGMMTISEGNYAGKAYNTRTISTAGVTFIR from the coding sequence ATGAATACTACTGTAAAGAACATGTTGTTGGCTACTGCGGGTGCGGCTGTATTGATGGCTGGATCATCAGCAATGGGATCAGCTGACTCAAAGATCACTATCAAGTCAGGTGACACTTTGTCACAACTTGCTATTGAATACGATGCAACTGTTGAAGACTTGGTTTCATCAAACAACATCAAGGACGCTAACAAGATCTGGGCAGGAGACAAGCTAGTTATCACTGGTAAGGCTGCTAAGGACTTGACTTTGACTGACGAACAAAAGGAAGTTGTTGCTGAAGTTAAGGAAGAAGTTGAAGTTAAGCAAGCAGAACAAGCACCTGCTGAAGTAGCTGCTGCACCTGTAACTGTTGAAGCTCCAGTTGAAACTGAAGTTAACACAAACGTTTCTGTAGCCGCTGAAAACAAGACTATCGAAACACCTGCTGCAACTAAGGAAGTTTCAGCTCCTGTTACAGGACGTTCAGGAAACGCCTACATGGCTGGTCAATGTACTGCATACGTATACGACCGTGCATCATTCGTTGGTAGCTTCTGGGGAAACGCCAACCAATGGGTTAGCTCAGCCGCAGCTGCTGGACGTACAATCAGCGGAACTGCAACTGCTGGATCAGTAGCCGTATTCGCTGCTGGACAACAAGGTGCCGGACCCCTTGGTCACGTTGCTTACGTTGAATCAGTAAACGGTGGAATGATGACTATCTCAGAAGGTAACTACGCTGGTAAGGCATACAACACACGTACTATCTCAACTGCCGGAGTAACATTCATCCGTTAA
- a CDS encoding alcohol dehydrogenase catalytic domain-containing protein, which translates to MGYMNMAIRTTEDGQLVENEYELVELGTHDVLINVKAAGVNPVDMKQREVAEVGKILGYDAVGIVISVGDEVQAFQPGDRVFYSGDVTRDGSFAQKQIVREELIALAPQNLTDEEAATMPLTFLTAYELLTDKFGLMFSPGGAAGETLLIVNGSGAVGRVMTQLAKWMGMQVIATASSLASQEMVRDNGADLVVDHYEDYAESIQNAGWTNISYIAVLHEPTRHFARVAEIIEPFGHIGMIVAPAEPVDIGLVKNKAVSIDWEFMFAKASIEEKMAEQGKALQIAAQLSAEQVLTPYVGHVFNGLTVENIADALAQTANNGQYGKHVVAMND; encoded by the coding sequence ATGGGATATATGAATATGGCCATTCGCACAACCGAAGATGGTCAATTAGTTGAGAATGAATATGAGTTAGTAGAATTAGGCACACATGATGTCCTAATTAACGTTAAGGCAGCCGGCGTTAACCCAGTAGATATGAAGCAACGTGAAGTTGCGGAAGTGGGGAAAATCTTAGGTTACGACGCTGTGGGAATTGTTATTTCCGTTGGGGACGAGGTACAAGCATTTCAACCGGGGGATCGCGTCTTCTATAGTGGCGATGTCACACGTGATGGTAGTTTTGCGCAAAAGCAAATTGTGCGTGAAGAATTAATCGCGTTAGCACCACAAAATCTAACAGATGAAGAAGCCGCAACTATGCCACTAACTTTTTTAACAGCCTATGAGCTGCTGACTGATAAGTTTGGACTAATGTTTTCACCAGGTGGTGCCGCAGGTGAAACATTATTAATCGTGAATGGATCAGGCGCAGTTGGGCGTGTGATGACACAATTAGCTAAATGGATGGGGATGCAAGTGATTGCGACAGCTTCAAGTTTAGCAAGCCAGGAGATGGTACGTGATAATGGTGCTGATTTAGTGGTTGATCACTATGAAGATTACGCAGAAAGTATTCAAAATGCTGGTTGGACCAATATCTCATATATTGCTGTTTTACATGAACCAACGCGTCACTTTGCACGCGTAGCTGAAATTATTGAACCATTTGGACATATTGGCATGATTGTGGCACCCGCTGAACCTGTTGATATTGGATTGGTAAAAAACAAGGCTGTATCGATTGATTGGGAATTCATGTTTGCCAAAGCTTCTATAGAAGAGAAGATGGCAGAACAAGGAAAGGCATTACAAATTGCGGCTCAATTAAGTGCAGAACAAGTTTTGACACCGTATGTTGGTCATGTATTTAACGGACTAACAGTTGAAAATATCGCAGATGCACTAGCACAAACAGCTAATAATGGACAATATGGTAAACATGTTGTGGCTATGAATGATTAG
- the budA gene encoding acetolactate decarboxylase — protein sequence MTVLYQHSTLGALMARQMAGTTTAHDLLTHGDTGIGTLHGVNGEVIILDGQMYHAQEDGSVHHVTDTENTTLPFATVHFSESGQALSLPSADFNSLATLADEFHFHNNFASIRLHGDFSHVLVRIAPKSEAPYPSLATVAANQPTFTAENISGTIVGYYSPELYQGAVAAGWHLHFLSDDQTFGGHLLAIEGTNLTGKLEEFSDFQLHLPIDNADFKNHTLELDGLNEGIAAAEGH from the coding sequence ATGACAGTTCTTTATCAACACAGCACATTAGGGGCTCTTATGGCGCGCCAAATGGCTGGAACCACAACAGCACACGATCTTCTAACACACGGTGATACTGGTATCGGTACACTACACGGCGTTAATGGTGAAGTTATTATTCTTGATGGTCAAATGTATCATGCCCAAGAAGACGGTTCTGTTCATCATGTCACGGATACTGAAAACACAACATTGCCATTCGCAACAGTTCATTTTTCAGAATCAGGACAAGCACTTAGCCTACCGTCTGCGGACTTCAATAGTCTGGCTACTTTAGCTGATGAATTCCACTTCCATAATAACTTTGCATCAATTCGCTTACATGGTGACTTTAGCCACGTCTTAGTGCGCATCGCACCTAAGTCAGAAGCACCTTACCCTAGCTTGGCAACGGTCGCAGCTAACCAACCGACTTTTACTGCTGAAAACATCAGTGGAACAATCGTTGGTTACTATTCACCTGAACTATATCAAGGGGCTGTTGCTGCTGGTTGGCATTTACATTTCTTAAGCGATGATCAAACCTTTGGTGGTCATTTACTAGCGATTGAAGGTACGAACTTAACAGGTAAATTGGAAGAATTTTCTGATTTTCAATTACACCTACCAATTGATAACGCTGATTTCAAAAATCACACACTTGAATTAGATGGCTTAAATGAAGGCATTGCAGCTGCTGAAGGACATTAA
- a CDS encoding GNAT family N-acetyltransferase gives MNFQYEEGMISYSVDGEVKAKITFPANDEGTIWDIDHTFVDESLRGQGIANQLLAEVVRLARAQHVQLKPTCSFAKKVFAKTPDYQALEVK, from the coding sequence ATGAATTTTCAATATGAAGAGGGTATGATTTCTTACAGTGTTGATGGTGAAGTGAAAGCTAAGATTACTTTCCCAGCTAACGACGAAGGAACAATTTGGGATATTGATCATACATTTGTGGATGAAAGCTTACGTGGTCAAGGAATTGCGAATCAATTGTTGGCGGAAGTTGTTCGTTTAGCACGAGCACAACATGTCCAATTAAAGCCTACTTGCTCATTTGCGAAAAAGGTGTTTGCCAAAACGCCAGACTATCAAGCATTAGAAGTGAAATAA
- the gltX gene encoding glutamate--tRNA ligase, producing the protein MTEQTEKKIRVRYAPSPTGHLHIGNARTALFNWLFARHNKGEFVIRIEDTDQARNIAEGERSQLDNLAWLGLDWDESPANPGEYGPYRQSERLSIYQPLVQDLLDRGLAYKSFKTSEELEAEREAQIEAKEAPHYVYEYEGMSDAEIEAAQAEAEAAGLPYVVRFRVPEKVYAWDDMVKGNVEINANTIGGDWVIQKADGMPTYNFAVVVDDHMMEISHVLRGDDHVSNTPKQLMIYEAFDWEAPIFGHMTLIINAETGKKLSKRDETILQFIEQYRELGYLPEAMLNFIVLLGWSPVGEKEIFTKSQLVKMFDEARLSKSPAKFDNKKLEWINNQWIKTADQNMVFDKMMQQLVASELVDPKELTAESMQWLRSVMNVYMDGVSYTSQIVPLVEPVFFKMPAASKITESEKEWMAAEEVPMLLQTFVDKLEALPLFTAHAIMGAIREIQNETGIRARALWNPLRIASTRQEQGPNLGELLELLGREQTLKNVRDFL; encoded by the coding sequence ATGACTGAACAAACAGAAAAGAAGATTCGTGTTCGATACGCACCATCACCAACTGGGCACCTACACATTGGTAACGCCCGTACAGCCTTGTTCAACTGGCTATTTGCTCGCCACAACAAGGGTGAATTTGTTATCCGTATCGAAGATACTGACCAAGCACGTAACATTGCGGAAGGTGAACGTTCACAATTGGACAACTTGGCATGGTTGGGGCTAGACTGGGACGAATCACCAGCTAATCCAGGAGAATACGGACCATACCGTCAATCAGAACGTCTATCAATCTACCAACCATTGGTTCAAGATTTGCTAGACCGTGGTTTGGCTTACAAGTCATTCAAGACTTCTGAAGAACTAGAAGCTGAACGTGAAGCACAAATCGAAGCGAAGGAAGCACCTCACTACGTATACGAATACGAAGGAATGTCAGATGCTGAAATCGAAGCTGCACAAGCAGAAGCTGAAGCAGCTGGATTGCCTTACGTTGTACGTTTCCGTGTACCTGAAAAGGTTTACGCATGGGATGACATGGTTAAGGGTAACGTTGAAATCAACGCCAACACAATTGGTGGAGACTGGGTTATTCAAAAGGCCGATGGAATGCCAACTTACAACTTTGCCGTTGTTGTGGACGACCACATGATGGAAATCTCACACGTTTTGCGTGGGGATGATCACGTGTCAAACACACCAAAGCAATTGATGATTTACGAAGCCTTTGACTGGGAAGCACCAATCTTTGGGCACATGACATTGATCATCAACGCTGAAACTGGAAAGAAGTTGTCAAAGCGTGACGAAACAATCCTACAATTCATCGAACAATACCGTGAATTGGGATACTTGCCAGAAGCGATGTTGAACTTCATCGTTCTTCTTGGTTGGTCACCAGTTGGTGAAAAGGAAATCTTTACTAAGTCACAATTGGTAAAGATGTTTGACGAAGCGCGTTTGTCAAAGTCACCAGCTAAGTTCGACAACAAGAAGCTTGAATGGATTAACAACCAATGGATTAAGACTGCAGACCAAAACATGGTCTTTGACAAGATGATGCAACAATTGGTTGCTTCTGAATTGGTCGATCCTAAGGAATTGACTGCCGAATCAATGCAATGGTTGCGTTCAGTAATGAACGTCTACATGGATGGTGTTTCATACACATCACAAATTGTACCTTTGGTTGAACCTGTGTTCTTCAAGATGCCAGCCGCATCAAAAATCACAGAATCAGAAAAGGAATGGATGGCTGCTGAAGAAGTACCAATGCTATTGCAAACATTTGTAGACAAGCTAGAAGCTTTGCCTTTGTTTACTGCACACGCAATCATGGGTGCTATTCGCGAAATCCAAAACGAAACAGGTATCCGTGCTCGTGCATTGTGGAACCCACTTCGTATTGCTTCAACACGTCAAGAACAAGGACCTAACTTGGGTGAATTGCTTGAATTGTTGGGCCGTGAACAAACTTTGAAGAACGTTCGCGACTTTTTGTAA